The segment TTGGGTCGACATCAAGAAGATAAACAAGATTTATCGTTACAGCACTGAGGAGTATTCACCGGATGCGACCAACAAGTTCAACACATATCCAGAGCAGATCCCTTCTTGGCTTGTGTACTGGATCTCCAACAGAGGAGGTTACTTCATAGGAAACCTCCAGCCTGCTCACATGGATTTCAGATTCTTCACGCTTGGGAACCTCTGGGCTATGATTTAGTATATCATTTTGGTCTATGATTTTTAAATCCATGTACAGAAATGCAACTTAATTGAACGCCTTCCTCTAATTATTAGTACGACTTTTACAATGCTCGATACTATCacacgcaaaaaaaaaaaaaaccttttgcTTATACATATGTTCTTCATATTGTTCGTCGTAATGGCAAAATCagtaaaacaaattttatatgattatgaTCAAAACATGACGGTTGCTGTTCACTTTCTCTGAGTTGAGAGTAAACAACCAATTGATTGATGATTTggtacattttttttaaattttccaaaaaggAATTAGTTAGCTATGTAACCATTACAATATTCTGGTTTTATTATATAGATCCAAATAGCGTTTGATATAACCTTACCTCAATACTAGAAACATATCAGAGTCGAGAATACGTCTTTCTTCGCATGGCcgcttaatattttttgtttttaattcatTTGGCTATCAATGAAATGTACTAAGCACTATATTTTCGTTCATTACATGTTCTTCGATTCAAGAAATTTTTCCTCTTTGGTTCTATGACTATCATTCTTTCAAATCTTTACAAATTTATGCAAACAATATCTTTCTACACTTTGAAATATCTCACACaaacagtagaacctctataaattaaatactcgataaattaataatctttataaattaatagattttGTTGGTCCCAACTTTCCACGTCACTTAATAAAATCAGCCAAACAAAGGATGCCACATCAGGTTAAATTTCCACGTGTATAACTGAGAAATGCACATCTTTGTCATCCTCGTCATCTTCTCATACGAGATTTAACTGCTCCCCTTGCTGGCGTCTCTTTGTCTTTCCACTCGACACAGTTCAAAATAAATGTATTGCTCTATTTAATTCTTCTCCTCTCGAATAACTAATTCATTCGATTGATTAACCAGTAACATTTACCAAACTGAAAAATCTTCCAACCTAAAGCCATAAAGTAAAGTTGAAGAGAAAGGTACAATTTGACTATGAAAGATTTCGTAGCTTACAAAATATACCAAatcttatttgtaatttttcaGAGTATAATTATTCTTAAACTAAAGCCCCACAACTGAAATTGAGGTATGAGACACTGATTTCATCCTCCAACAACACAGCTAGACTCTAATGATTCATCACTATAGGTAATCCATATACTTTTGGTTGTTTCAATTACATTTCCACGTATCTTAGAGAAACAGTCACATACTGTTTTGTGTCATTTTTAGCCTTGCAATAGTAATAATATGATTGGAGAACTTTTCTTCTTGAGGTTTGTGTTTTTTGCTAAAGGTTTGTGGTGGATCATATTGCTGAGAGCTTATGGAAAACTCACCAGTGACTACACGTTGCAAGAGAGAATCAATATTCAGACAGGGATCAAGTTGATATATCCTCAAGCTGTGTCTAGCTGACGGTTTCGACATGTTCCCAACTCTTCTTGTGACTGATGGGTCATGCATGATTGATAGAAGAATGGGCATTCATGGTCATCCACTCGAAATCCAAGTAAAGTTACTTATTACACATAGCTaaagctttgtttttttttttttttgcaaaactGATAACTAACGGTCATGGTTTTATTTTTGCCACCAAGTATTATTCTACTCAGCTCTCCTCTGTGCTCGTGAGATCCTCAACGTGAACGATGAAACCAAGAACTTAGTCGCTGCCGTCAACGGTCGCCTAAGTGCTTTATCCTTCCACATCAGAGAGTAATATTGGGTCGACATCAAGAATATAAACAAGATTTAACGTTACAGCACTGAGGAGTATTCACCGGATGCGACCAACAAGTTCAACATATATCCAGAGCAGATCCCTTCTTGGCTTGTGGACTGGATCTCCAACAGAGGAGGTTACTTCATAGGAAACCTCCAGCCTGCTCACATGGATTTCAGATTCTTCACGCTTGGGATAAAGGTAAAGATAGAAACTTGGAAAAGctttgtgttttcttcttctgaaattatgttttcataaCTTGTCTTCTTACATCTCGTTCTTATCTTATTTATACAAAAGCAAGTAAGAAGGATCTAGATACTAGCTAACGGACAGCTCACTGTTGACGCCGTTTGATCCAAAGCTAACTCACGCCGTCATCTCTTCTAGGAGACCAAACCTATTGCTGAGCTGCAGGTGAGTAGGTGAGATCGTACACTTCTCTGCTTTTCCTTTATTCTTTACCGTTGCTTCCTTTTGTCTGTTTTGCAGTTCAGGCTTGGGCTTTGCGGAAGTGTAATGGGCTTGAACGTGATTTGTATCTCTGGGCTTAATACCCCGCGCAAACTCGAGGTGGGTGGAAAGTCAACTCCGAGTTTGAAACGCAGAGAAGAGAAGCTGTGGTGAGGCAGAGACTTCGTAAAAATGTCAGCCAGTTGCAGAGCTGCAGGTATATGCTTCACGACCAGACTTCCGTTGGCCACTTTCTCCCGAGCAAAATGATAGTGTGTCGCGAAGTGTTTAGATTTCCGATGAAGAACAGGATTAGCTGTCAAATGCACTGCAGATAGATTGTCGCAGTAGATCTCCGCAGGAGCAGGCTGAGGTAGATTAAtactcttcatcatcaaacTGATCCACTCAAGCTCAGCCGCAGTATCAGATAAAGTTCTGTACTCAGCTTCTGTCGAAGAGCGAGAAACAGAGTCTTGCCTTTTTGCTGACCAAGATATCAAGTTCGAACCCATAAATGTGCAGAAGCCTCCGGTTGATCTTCTAGTCTCATTGCAACCGGCCCAGTCACTATCACAATATGCCCGAACTTGTGAATTTGTGTCAGACTCACGAGTTATGCCCATCGACAGAGTGCCTTTTACATATCGAAGAACTCTTTTCAGAAGATGAAAATCTGCAACAGTCGGCTTGTGCATCTTCTGACACACCAAGTTCACAGCAAATTGAATGTCCGGTCTGATAAGAGTGAGGTACTGAAGTTTACCCGCTAGACTCCGGAAGTAGGTAGGATTAGAAAAGTCTTCTTCCTGATGAGGCACTCTGTCTAGTTGCAGAGGAAGAGGCGTTGGCATAGGTGCGCAGTCTAGCATTCCAGCAGCTTGGAGAAGGTCAGTTGCATACTTCTGTTGATTTAAGAACAGACCAGTAGGTGTAAACTGTGCTTGAATGCCAAGGAAGTAACTGAGCGGTCCCATGTCTTTCATCCTAAACTGCTTGCTCAGACTTTGAGCAGTTGCTGAATGAGCTGTGAATCATTTCCTGTGATCAACATATCGTCAACATACAGAAGAAGAAAACTGATTTGCTTGTCTTTCTGATATGCAAACAGAGATGCATCACTAGGATTGCAGAGAAAGCCAAACTCGATTAAAAATGAGCTGAACTTATCAAACCAAGCTCTAGGAGCTTGTTTGAGCCCATAGATTGCCTTGTTAAGCTTGCATACGAAATGAGGATTCTGCTTATCTTCGAAACCGGGAGGTTGTCTCATGTAAACAGATTCAGTGAGATCACCGTGGAGAAAGGCGTTCTTGACGTCTAACTGCTTGATATCCCATCTTTCAATAACAGCAATGTGAAGAACCATTCTCACTGTAGCTGTACGCACAACAGGACTGTAGGTTTCAAGAAAATCCACACCTTCTTCTTGTTCATCTCCTCGAGCAACCACTCTGGATCTACACTTTGAAAACGTTCCATCTGCATTCAATTTCACTCGATGAACCCATTTACAGCCAAGAATATTAACATCGTCAGGAGGTGGAACCAGTGACCAAGTGTTTGTCTCGTCACAGTTGACCATTTCTTCTGTCATAGCACCATTCCAACCAGGATGATTCAAGGCTTCCTTGAGTGTCTTTGGCAACTCAGGTATCCTTTGACTGCAAGTAGAGCGTAGCGAGGATTTGGTTTCATAATACCAGCTTTAGCTCTTGTCATCATCCTATGAGCATTGTCTGGTTCAGCAACAAGTAACTGAACAGGAGCAGTAGGAGACACTGGTGGCGAGTCTTGCTCAGAGAGTTAGGGCTCTTGACTTGAGGCAGAAGTACTTGACTCTGCAGGTTGAATTTCATGAGGTGCAGCATGGGGATTTACTGCAGGTGTTTGTTGATGTGAGCGTCTTATAGTAGGCTGTTGTTCTTCAACTTCATGACTTGGAGCTGAAGTATCAGAGGCAGAGCCAGTTGTTGGAGAGGAAGGACTCTGTAGACGCCAAGCTGCAGTAAGATTTGTGGTTGCAGGAGGGAGTAGGTGCTGATAAGTATCTTTATAAGGAAGCCGATCTTCATCAAACAAGACATGGCGATTGATGTAGATTCTTCCAGTAGGAGGATGATAGCACCTGTAacctttatatttttcattgtatCCCAGAAATACACACAAAAGAGATTTTGGATCAAATTTGTTTTGTGCATATGGTCTGAGATAGGGATAACAGGCGCAACCAAACACTCTCAATGCTGTATAAACTGGTGCTTTGCCGTGTAGAAGCTCATAGGGACTTAACAGTTTATCATGAACCGAAGTAGGAAGAAGGTTTCCAAGAAACGCAGCTGTAAACAATGCTTCAACCCATAACATAGGAGGTAGATGACTCTGAAAAAGCATTGACAGACCCAACTCAGTGATATGCCTGTGACGTCTCTCTGCAAGGCCATTTTGCTCGGGTGTGTGTGGGCAACACATGATATGTTTGATTTCGCAATCTGCAAAGTGTTGAGCTAACTGCTTGTTAACGAATTCACCACCACCGTCAGACTGAAACACTTTGATTTTCTGATCATACTGGTTTTCTCCTAGAAGAGATGACGGCGTGAGTTAGCTTTGGATCAAACCTATTGCTGAGCTGCAGGTGAGTAGGTGAGATCGTACACTTCTCTGCTTTTCCTTTATTCTTTACCGTTGCTTCCTTTTGTCTGTTTTGCAGTTCAGGCTTGGGCTTTGCGGAAGTGTAATGGGCTTGAACGTGATTTGTATCTCTGGGCTTAATATGGGAACCTCTGGGCTATTGTTTTGTCTCTTGGTAACCAAGAACAGAACGAAAGAGTCATGGCACTGATATCCGGAATTTAGCCAATAACTGAAGAGATCGCAAGAGCTCAAATAAGGGATTGCAGATGCGCCCAAATTGTTAATTGAGATGTTatcttttttccttcttttttttgtaacaaatgaaatgttatcttttcttttgttttagtatatcattttttaaatccATGTACAGAAATGCAACTTAATTGAACGCCTTCCTCTTATTATTAGTACGACTTTTACAATGCTCGATACTATCACACgcaaaaaaaaaccttttgcTTATACATATGTTCTTCATATTGTTCGTCGTAATGCCAAAATcagtaaaacaatttttatatgattatgaTCAAAACATGACGGTTGCTGTTCAATTTCTCTTGAATTGAGAGTAAACAACCAATTGATTGATGATTTGGTacactttttttaattttccaaaaagGAATTAGTTAGCTATGTAACCATTACAATATCCTGGTTTTATTATATAGATCCAAATAGCGTTTGATATAACCTTACCTCAATACCAGTAAACATATCAGAGTCGAGAATACGTCTTTTTTTTGCATGGTcgcttaatattttttttgtttttagttcattGGCTATCAATGAAATGTACTAAACACTATATTTTCGTTCATTACATGTTCTTCGATTCGAGAAATTTTTCCTCTTTTGGTTCTCTGGCTATCCCTCTTTCAAATCTTTACAAATTTATGCAAAACAATATCTTTCTACACATTGAAATATCTCACACACaaacagtagaacctctataaattaaatactcgataaattaataatctttataaattaatagattttGTTGGTTCCAACTTGGGCGGTGTAAATATGACACtattcgataaaataataagataatagtatttttaaaactcccatataaatatatagttccattaaaaccataaattaataatctctatatatatatatatatatatatatatatatatatatgtgtgtgttttatataAGTATACACTAAAcattatgtttttagttttaaattcaCAAATGGAAAtacttctatttttcttaacatttcaatatacTTTGATAATATTTAGGAAATTATATCGAAAACCACAtaataattctattaaaaataaaaatagacacCAAATACGATAATATaacaatatgaaataaaatttcttaaatttaatttaaattctatatatacagtaaaatcaaatattttcttattttataaataaaatatttaaaaatataaaatatctaaaagaaaaaccgtaaattaataaatagacaccaaataagataatataacAATGTGAAGtaaaatttcttaaatttaaataatgtatatacggtaaaatcaaatattttcttatttataaataaaaatatttaaaaatacaaaaaaatctaaaagaagaaccttaaattaataaaatttgaaagtctaaacattattaatttatagaggttttactgtaatcaaaataaattatctcCCAAAAGAAATCGTAAAACTCAGTGACCTGattctatactaataaaaattaaaagcaaTTAGCATCTAAAGTTATCCACATAGAATTATAAATAACCAATTAGATATGTTTGGTCGTCATTGTAATTgcattttaaaaaacattagaGCTTCCATAtcttttcaaacaaaataaaaatcaacaaagaaaataatagaaactaatgatattcctaacaaaaagtttataattttccaaaaatatttgacactaatttatcaaaacaaataaaggATATAATATATGCACCAAAATAAACTCAATCTATTTTAAACTCTGAAGTTCgagatataaattttatataaaaataaaccgCCCGTAGCGCGGTTAAATCTCTTGTATGTTTTAAAATCTTATATCCAATAACGGCAGATTCGAAAcgagattttaaaattatagttgGGATTTTCAAATCCATTAAAATGCATAAACCATAACATCCTACAGTCAAATTCAGACAAATAAATGAGGTCTGTATTGGGGGAAAAGTACCCAACTGAACTGAACCGAAATTCATCAATTTGAATCTAAACCCAACTCAGTCAGATCACGATGGAAAGAGCAAAATagtaaaattacatttaaaaccaataaacgaaaagaaaaaatagtatAGGATTGGAGGTTGATGAATGATAATTGAAGTCGGCTTCACTACTTTGCATTATGTATCTGAGTTACGGTTTCTGCTTTCCCTGCAATGACCGTGTGTTCACTCCcataatgatgatgatgggtGGTGCTTAGTGGCCCTGCAGTAACATTTCATGCACGTCAAttgttttcaataaaaatcATACCCgactaaaaaatatatttatatgtatgtattaacataaaataaatttgtatattatttgaGTAAATGGGTTTATCAGTACTAAGTAATGAGAAAAAGAGAGGGTGATATGTACTTTCTGATTCGGGCCTGCGCTTGgatttgaagaaaaaattcCAGGTGACCACACCACCAGTTACAAGAACAGCTAACGACGGAATTGAAATACTAAGAGACACAACTAAGACGTTGCTGCTTTTCTCCCCTGAAGAATATTCATACACATTTATCACAAAATGAGACTTGAACCAGCACTGATCTCATGTGACACCATGAGTTCACATACTTTAGCAAAAACGAATACCAAAGACTATTTCATTACCCTTTTCATTTACGTGACAATTGTTTTTctgtatatatgttaatatctCATTGATAAGTCTAACTCACCCCACACCCGTGggttaaaacaatttttttgttaaagtgaACCGTATTAGTATATATACCCTATAACATTAATGAAAAGAACAAGTACCGGATTTGCCTCCACCGCCACTGGAGCCTGAGTTGCCACCACTACCGCCAGTGCTAGGACTGCCACCACCGCCAGTGCTAGGActtccaccaccaccgccaGTGCTAGGGctgccaccaccaccaccgccagtgcttccaccaccaccaccgcgaGTGCTAGGGCTGCCACCACCGGTGCTCGTTGAATTCGTGCTGTTTCCAGCACTATTGCTAATAACATAGAGCTCAAGGGCGTTGATGAGTGGGTTCAAATTCGAGTCTGGTGTAGCTTTAAATGTTAGATAGGGAAGGCTTGTTGTGACGACAGCCCTCAGAGAAGCTTGAGCCACTGCCCCGAAAGGTGGCACGATAAGACTTGGACCCACTTGTTTGTTATCGTAGTTAACGTAGAAAGACCGCTTTTGGTCGGAAGCAAGAGTTAGTGGTTCCGAGAAGTAAAGGACAATGTAAAATGTTACTCCGGAAAAAGGTAGTTTTATATCATAGAAAGCCATGTCCTTCTGCGACCAAGCGGTCCGAAGGACAATCTCCGGTGGTCGATTATCAGCCCCTGTAGTGTTGATAGAAGTGGCAGCACTTGTTAGAGTTCTGGTCGATAGTGGTGTTGCCGCCCAAATTCTATCGTAAGAATCAAATGGAGATCTGTCAAAATGTAAGTTTAGAACTTGGTCATGCATATGTTATaaatttctttgtttattttaatcaaGAAGATTTTCAATTAAATGTTATGGCTTTCACcaattgttttttataatttttaccaATTCAACTGCTTATATATGATTTGACTTCGGATCTTCTAATGTTTCCAAAGACATTCCTGGTTCCATTTTAACAGGAACAGTCGATCATGATCCGATTTAAAAGAAACTTTCCTTCGGATGATTTTAAAGAGAAATTTTTGGGTTCACCTATcaataaaatttcattattttatattcaatatttttttaaaatacgaaacaaaatattgtcaagttatattatatttctaaaattaaaagataaaaacaaataaaaagtaatgatagttgcaaacaaaaacatttaaaaaaaatatttttaataccgttagtaaaacactaaaccctaaactctaatcgtAGGGTTTACCCAGGgatagagtttagtatttaaggtttagggtttaattttttgttgattatattaaaaattattcgaaagtttagggtttactcaagagtttagagtttattatttaggatttaggatttagtgttttcctaactatgttaaaaaaaaaaaattaaatccaagagttaaaatttatctaaatgtttagggtttataagGTGTACcaaaagtttaggatttatgatttagggtttagggtttagtgttttgctactgatatttttaaaaaaaaaaattttttgcaactactattatttattaattttatttattttaaaaacataatataacttaacaatatttgtttccttttaaaaaatattgaatatgaaaAGACTAATTTTTATTGATTGGTGAATCTACATGTTCAACTTAGGGGGTGAACAAAAGAATTACTCGATTTTAAATATgcattttaaacaaatttttaatCACCTACATAAAatcctctctttttttgttcaccCACCTACATAAAATCCGATAATATATTACCTTACTAATTTCattcaggaaaaaaaaacatttacctTACAAAATCCTGTACCCTACCATAGGCTGTTCGTTGTTGTAGAATGAAACCTTCCTTAGGGCCAAGATCGGTGTACATGGAGTCGTCCAACCTCCGCACTTCAATGGTTGACACAAAAGGGTTTTCGTTCAAAAACATACGGAAGAAGCAAACACTAGTATTCCCACTCTCAGGAATAAATATCGCCTCTGATCGTGTACCGCTGATGGACGTCACAGTGACGACCGAATCTCGATGTTTTCCATCATACACGACATCAAACTTGGGAGCTGTGTTCTCTCCGTCGTAGTTTCCATAGTTGAATCTCGTCCGAACTAGCACTTTCCCACCTTTATCGACCGGAATATTGGAGTAACAATTTGTCTCGCCCGTTGGAAAATACCGGAGCGTGGTTAGAGATTCAGCGGTTGTGACTATTGGTTTAAATGTGGACGTTAAACCGGTGGTTAGAAAGTCCGTGTCTCCCACCCACGTTCTGTTGTCCGCATCAATGTGCGAGCTTGATGATCCACAGTCAATGTTTATATCTGAAACCAAGCCCCATCaaactaaaataacaaattaaaaacattgagtTGCTTAAAATATCAAGTTGAATAACTAACCGGCTGCATTAGAAAGGATTATGATGGAAAAACTTAGGAGAATGTAGATAAGAGAAGCCTGAGCCATGATTGTTTCTTTGGTCACCAAGAGAGGAAAATGTATTTTCCATGAGCTTATTTATACGTAACAAAACTTATGttagggtgaacctttaaatttaCCTCATCCCTTAAAATTTATCAAAGTGTAACGtagattattaaataaaaaatattaattttttttaaaaaactagaAATAATAGTGATATcaatttaaaccctaaaccataaattctaaacctaaaCTCTAGACTCTAAACCAAAATCATATACCTTAACCgtaaaccatatatcctaaaccataaatccaaaccgtaaaccccaaatccaaaccgtataccctaaacccaaatcctatatcctaaatccaaaccgtaaaTCCTAAACgcaaatcttaaatttaaatactatagggtttgggtttagggtttacgatttTGGTTTAGGATCTAGGCTttaagtttaggatttatagtttaggatataggatttgagtttatgatAGAAGCTTTGGATTTAAGGTCTAtgatttgaatttaaaatatatggtttggatttagagtctaggatttgggtttatgatatatgatttgggtttagggttagggTGTAGAAtttgaatttaggatttaagatttacGGTTACGGTTTAACACACAGCGTTACCCTCGTTAAAATTGGCGTGGTTCTTTGtttcaactatttttttttatttaatattttaaatttaataatctATGTAACATTTTAATTGGTTATAGAGACTGACTGATATGGATTTAAAGTTTCACTTTCGTTGGTGAATTAAGTCTTGTTTATTTATACGTGCATGGAAAATACTATTATTACATTCATAGTCCCTATATTGTAAAGAAAATACTTGATAACCCTATACTTTCCTATTGTTCTATAACATCGATGCTTTACAGCTTTAGTGACGAAGACGTAAATAAATCATACTTGTGGTTTCTCAATATAAAATTTCAGTTACAATTGAGGGCTCCGgatgtaaaataaatttaatcttaAAACACACACTATGCTTTCTTTGGAAGCACATTATATACATTTGATATGATCAAAACGTGGGTCGAGGTAATGTCACAAAATGTACATTTTTAAAGATTGAATAATTCGATGACAACAAGTTAGTAAAAGAATGTGCGACGAGGTTCTAAATCTAACTGCGGTTGCAAAAAAAAGGGTTCTAAATCCAACTGTTAGTGGTGAAGGAATGTTCAAAGTAATAATAGAATGGTTGACTTTTAGTCGACTGTAGAATTTGGATGGGTCGTCGTCTGTTGTTCAAGGTATCAATCATACGTAATGTGGTACCGACTAATTAAACCAAATAACTTGGGAATTAGTTTTCATTAATTCGTACAACATTGATGTTATAATATAAGGAATACTCGTACGGCAGCTTTTCcgcaaattttaaaacaaatagttgtcagtaaaatattttttttctaaagcaTCGTCCTTTAAGCTGTCTAAAcagatttaagtttttaaaagttagtataatatactttcttttcttttttttaatagttgaGTGCAACTTGAACTTATTTAACGTTTTGGCTTATTTTATTGGGATTTGTTTTGCCAAATATGACTCATaacttgattttaaatgcaaaagtaaatccaaacttgaatcaaatgcaaaaataaactcaaacttcaatcaaaacaaaaataacctAAAATGCTATTGTAATTATAACCacctccttgtgaacaaacaaaaaaccaaatttttttacgtttctaatCACCGTAAGTCGTCTGATATAGttcttcttaaaaataatttaaaatttttgtaaaaaatattttgataagtgaaaaataaaaatcatttaactaacatataatttaagtgatataaattaagatataacaAAAGCGAATTATTTTCAACATatatgagtgaaagtagtgagtcattaTATTCTTTGGTTTATGTTTTGCCAACATATATGTTGTAATATTGTATGTGTTTTTatggttagattttggaaagtataaatgtttttttgaaaaatttaaaatttacataaatgTGTTTATTTcggtgtatagtaaacactatctaagtttaatttgatttaataacGTGTTTAGTAAATTAATTTAGTcaattttagtttaggggttaaaTTTGGggtctggacgacttagtagtaAGTCGTCTCGAGAATATATTTACAgtagacgacttactagtaaatCGAATGATATacagacgacttactagtaagtcgtccaAACGGATCGAACCTTTAATTTTACCAATATACTTTTAAACCTAACCGTATAATTTATCGGACATATATAAGATGATTTTTAATTCACTTTTTGCGAAATTCAGAAAACCCTATACTGTTTTCTCTCAATGGCGATTTCGAAGACGATTTCTGTCCATTCTCTTTAATCCATCGTTTATCTCTCCGTCGTTATCACCGTCGTTCTCACCACCGTTCTCACTGCCGCTTCCTCTATTTCAAATATGAGAGAAAACtctagcgccgtttctctgtaaaccctagcGTTGTTTCGTGTCTGGTTCTCACAGCCGCTTCCTCTATTTCAGATCTGAGAGGAAACCCTAGCGCcatttctctgtaaaccctagcGCCGTTTGGCATCTCGTTCTCACCGCCGGTTCTTTGTAAACCCTAGCACCGTTTCTCTCAGAGGCGTCTCGTTGAACTCCGCCGTCGGTAAGTTATATCTCTTACTGTCGAGTGATTGATTGGgaaaaagatgaacataaaacatTGTCTCTATTAATTTATGACTTAAGGTGTATCTATGGTCGTTCTCACCGTCGTTCTCACTGCGCTTCTTCTTTTCACGTCTATTTTTGCAGATCTATAACCACTGTGTCGAAGGCGACTATATCTTCTCCGAATTTTTAGGTCGGCTTTAAAATGTTCTACTGGAAgttttccagctggaagacttgtcaggcgacttaattataagtcgtctgaaaagtcttccagacttataattaaaatgttatactgGATGGTTGCGTGTTTGAGATGGTTGTCTTTGATTGTTTTGCAGACAAAAAATGGATTTTCCAGAACTCCCCGGGAGGATACAAACATTAGGCGAAGAGCCTCCCTGCACTGAAGatcatttcgtatcatacggattgTTCGAAGTTGCATATTGCTGTAAAGAAGACTCTTTATGATGACGAATATGAAGAGCTGAAGGAGAGAagttgggagttttcatcaagttcaaagAGCTGGGATTTGATTGGGTGGTTCACTACATGCTCGGTTTCCAGCTCAACATAAAGAAGAAGTATGCGCTATGgagtctcgttggtccagaaccggagaggttttcactgttagagtttgaataCCTCACTAGTCTAAATTGTGACTAA is part of the Raphanus sativus cultivar WK10039 chromosome 5, ASM80110v3, whole genome shotgun sequence genome and harbors:
- the LOC108850432 gene encoding uncharacterized protein At1g24485, whose amino-acid sequence is MSSWKIHFPLLVTKETIMAQASLIYILLSFSIIILSNAADINIDCGSSSSHIDADNRTWVGDTDFLTTGLTSTFKPIVTTAESLTTLRYFPTGETNCYSNIPVDKGGKVLVRTRFNYGNYDGENTAPKFDVVYDGKHRDSVVTVTSISGTRSEAIFIPESGNTSVCFFRMFLNENPFVSTIEVRRLDDSMYTDLGPKEGFILQQRTAYGRVQDFVRSPFDSYDRIWAATPLSTRTLTSAATSINTTGADNRPPEIVLRTAWSQKDMAFYDIKLPFSGVTFYIVLYFSEPLTLASDQKRSFYVNYDNKQVGPSLIVPPFGAVAQASLRAVVTTSLPYLTFKATPDSNLNPLINALELYVISNSAGNSTNSTSTGGGSPSTRGGGGGSTGGGGGGSPSTGGGGGSPSTGGGGSPSTGGSGGNSGSSGGGGKSGEKSSNVLVVSLSISIPSLAVLVTGGVVTWNFFFKSKRRPESERPLSTTHHHHYGSEHTVIAGKAETVTQIHNAK